The following are encoded together in the Balneola sp. genome:
- the secE gene encoding preprotein translocase subunit SecE, which produces MSKINNFFDGVVKEFKKVSWPTQQELIDNTIIVVVFTIIVSLFIFGVDQMYSTILEAIYN; this is translated from the coding sequence ATGAGCAAGATTAATAATTTTTTTGATGGAGTGGTTAAGGAGTTCAAGAAAGTTTCTTGGCCTACTCAGCAAGAACTAATCGATAACACGATTATCGTTGTAGTTTTTACAATAATAGTATCGTTATTCATCTTTGGTGTCGATCAAATGTATAGCACCATATTAGAAGCTATTTACAATTAA
- a CDS encoding transcription termination/antitermination factor NusG, with the protein MSKEQTHDWYVVRCFSSHEKKVKEFLEREIEDQGLEDKISEILIPTETVVEIRAGKKRTREKNFFPGYILLNTHYDEEVNNLVQSAPSCLGFLKVGKNVTVPSPLKEHEVKRIIGRVQDSGEESRNIEIPYSEGDLVKVISGPFKDFDGTVQEVNPEKLKLRVMVSIFGRKTPVEVDVSQVESAS; encoded by the coding sequence ATGAGTAAAGAACAAACGCATGATTGGTACGTAGTTCGATGTTTTTCCAGTCATGAAAAAAAGGTTAAAGAGTTTCTTGAGCGCGAAATAGAAGATCAGGGTTTGGAAGACAAGATTAGTGAAATCTTGATTCCTACTGAAACTGTGGTTGAAATTCGTGCAGGAAAGAAGCGTACCAGAGAGAAGAATTTCTTTCCGGGTTATATCCTTTTAAATACTCATTATGATGAAGAAGTAAACAATTTAGTACAAAGTGCACCTTCCTGCCTTGGTTTTTTGAAGGTAGGTAAAAATGTAACGGTGCCATCACCACTTAAAGAGCACGAGGTCAAGCGCATCATTGGTAGAGTGCAAGATAGTGGTGAAGAATCACGGAATATTGAAATTCCGTACAGCGAGGGAGACCTGGTTAAAGTGATATCCGGACCATTTAAAGATTTTGATGGTACTGTTCAGGAAGTGAATCCTGAAAAACTAAAACTGCGAGTTATGGTAAGTATTTTTGGCCGTAAGACTCCGGTAGAAGTGGATGTTAGCCAAGTTGAATCCGCCAGCTAA